DNA from Tripterygium wilfordii isolate XIE 37 chromosome 4, ASM1340144v1, whole genome shotgun sequence:
GGACCGttggatataaattcaaaactttCTATGTCTATTTCACGgtgaatttcatttttatttcgaacaaaaaacatatcgttggattcgttaaacgaaatactaaaaatttataaatttttttgttatttttaaaaatgacatGGATGCCCAAACTTGCTACAACGGTCAGCGGTGATTGCTATAAGGAATTTATAGTTTAGTGATAGTACCTACTTAAGATTTTAAAAAGGTTGAAAATTTTAATCACCATATACCGTTTTAATATCAGTTTGAAACACCATTTTCATCCTAAAACTTCAAACTATATATTACTCGACCACTACTCCAATTATCACCAAATATGAGAAATAATTATTAGTTAGTTGATTTTGGGATGAATATTTAAGAATCTAAATTTAATTTTCCATATTAAAATTttctattaaaaataaataattataatgcTAGTTTGAGTGGTTGGAGATTTGGATTGAGATGTAATAATTAAGTAATTGTTGTCGCATCTtcaaattgaattttgaaagcTAGGAAAGCTGTGGGACCCAATAAGCTTTTTAATAGGCGGAGAAAAAGGTAGATTTTGGAGTTATCTATAAGACAAAAGGGACCTTTTGTGTCTGAATACAATACATCTAATTCCTACAGCGGCCCCACCTTATCAACAAAATCTGATATTATAATCttcaaaataattaaacaattgtttttttttaattttaaaaatacatatatgtagggttttttttttttattttatggtgcaagtttttcttttatattttaagaaataaacAAGCATGCCGTCGGTAAATTATAAGGTAACCTAGACGTGAGATGTTCAATTTCTGAAAATAATCTCTTTACGTATTTTGTGGAATTAAAGTTTGCGCACCCGCTTGTCTTAGACTTTAGACCACTTGTGCATTGgcgttttttttaaaaaaatttatttttgaggGTGCAACCAACCTAATGAATATTTGAGAGCTCACACTAATAAATGATCCCCAACAGTTCACAACAACTTCGAACCTCTTTTTGTGGCAACAATTTATACTTCTTTCCACCCATGATAAAATATATCAAGATATTTGAATAGATGTACTtatatagattaaaaaaaaatataaaaatctcCAATTATTCAAACATTTTATGATACGTGCTTTTGACATTTAATGGAAGTAACTGAAcacaatttccttttttttaattttttttacttgtaatTAGTAAGTCTTAAATATTGTATTATCTTCCTATATAACAGAGGCAAgccaggaagaaaaaaatgacCCAAGTATCTTCTActcttttcttctcctccttccttaATTTGCTCATTCAAAAGTAAACACTATGGTGGTACTTGGGAAGAAGTCCCTCTCTGAATCCATGAACGCAAGAGTGATAGGCTCCGGCACTGAATCCATGATTCTTGCTCATGGATATGGAGGCGATCAATCTGTGTGGGACAAACTAATTCCTTACTTGACTAACCATTTTACACTTCTTGTGTTCGATTGGCCTTTCTCTGGTGCTATAAAAGACCCAAACCTCTTTGATCTTGAAAACTACTCTAATCTTTCATATGATGCTTTTGCTGATGTCTTGATAAATCTACTTGATGAAATCAAGTTTAActcctcatcatcttcttcttcttcatcttcttcttctgtttttgtTGGTCACTCCATGTCTGGCATGATTGGATGCATTGCTTCTGTTAAAAGGCCTGATCTATTCAACAGACTCATTCTTGTTGCAGCTTCTCCCAGGTTAGGACATTTGTGAGTCCAGCTCAAATCTTAAAGATAATTGGGATATCAACTGTTGggatttttaatcattttcgaTGGTGAACCGGGTTGCTTAATTTGAATATGCAGGTACATAAACACAGAGGATTATGAAGGAGGGTTAAACAAATCTGAAGTCGACAACATAATCGAAACAATTGGGACCAACTTCTACGACTGGGCTGAGAAATTCGCTTCCCTTGCAATGGACGCTAAAGATCCTCCCTCTGCCGATAAATTCGCGCAGAGTTTGCAGAGAATGAGACCGGAAATCGCCCTCTCAGTCGCAAAAACTGTGTTCTACTGCGACGAGAGGGAGGTGCTAGAAAAAGTTGTGACCCCGTGCACTATTGTCCAGACCAACAGTGACATTGTGGCACCAAACTCTGTTGCTTATTATATGCAGGCCAAGATTAAGGCGGACGCAACAGTGGAGATCATCGACACTTTCGGCCATTTTCCTCATCTGACTGCACATCTGCAGCTAATTCAAGTGCTAAGTAGAGTTTTGGGGTttcaatattaattttcatagcaatagctatatatatatatatgcatgtatatatagttTGAAAATGTGTTTGTGGATCCATCtgtagtgtgtgtgtgttttttttttccctctttaatGGTGTTTGTCAATCTGTTTGTTTAGAGGCTTTGATATATAATAGTTTTCTTATTTAATAGTTAAAGAGTTTGGCTTGTAGAATATTGCGTTTGTGCTCATACCAGATTGTAAATTAAGGTTTCCTACGGTTTGTCTAGGCCTAGTGGGCCCTTAATTTTGGGCTATAGTATTAAGGTCTACAATCTCGGCCCTTTTTATATTCGAGCAGTACATATATATTACGATGGATCCGCAAACACATTTTCAAAACCATCAGATCTACTCCGGGATTGCACTGGGTTATAGCTTTGAATACCAACAAAATAGTCCAGGCCCATTCGGACTAAGGTTTTGGGCTTATGAATGAAGCACTAATGATCCAGTGATCCACTACAGGAATGGGCTTGGTTTTAGTATTAAGGCCCTTGGCAGTTGAATATACTTAACTCAATTAGCCCGAGCTTTTGGGCTCTTGAACATGACCAAGCATAGCCCCCAATCATATTTGGGTATTTGAGCAATTAATACGGGCTATGGCTTGTGAAAGAAGCCCCAATCATTTACAGCGGGACCGGATAAGACTCATTGTTGTTGTGTAGAACCATTCGGCCAACAAGGACGGAACCTCTGAGACCACAAGGTCAGACGTGACCACCTTATCTATTTCTATGGGTTATTGTGCAGTTCGGGGGTGGAAACTACAGATAACCCCTTCAATTTCATTCCGGACTGTCCAATGAAGGAATCAGTGTGGGGCCCGCTCTGTTTTTTAATTGTTTGTgggctttcttttttgttttggcctTTTATAAGCAGGGCATTGTCTGCTTGGAAGCCATGATTTGTCGTCTTGGCTGATTCGTTAACCGTACTTATTGTGACCACATCGCCGTGGGACTTGACAACTTAGAGTACCCACAATGGGTGTTATATCTCACACTTGATAccttattttttgaaaagattCAGTATTATACCTTGACTTTTTTACGTATTTGAAAAATAATGGTTTACaataaaaattttagaaaaacttGAGAGGttaaatatgtgataattttaCCAAAAGTCAATCAAAATGGATCACTTATCCTTGGTTGTTGAGTACCTAGATCGGATTTGGGGGCTCAAATCCCCCTAGATCAATACAAAAGTTTTTTCCATGCTGAAAACTTTTACTCGTTTTAGAATTCAATACACGAGTCAAAATTGGCGGCTAAATTAATTTTGCACatgctcaaatttttttttgtggctgacaaattaattatttatttaattatttcatcaatttttttcatataagaatttatttatttatttcatcaatttttttcataTAAGAATTTGCAAATTATTATAACATAATTTCATTTATAGGAAAGATGAAGGGAAAGTGGAGGTTGGTAGTTTGTTAAAATGGTGGAGTAAATATATTTTGGAGTGTGCAACCATTGTGGGTGTGTAGGAAATACAAACTCCAAAATATAATTAGTACataaattttgagacaatatcaaGTGTGTATCAAGAGCATTCATTGTGGATACTCTTAGAGCCCAATCATATCCCAAAATGAAAGAAGAATCACATTCTTTTgctaatttttattaaaatattaaatgcaATTTTAGAAAGAGACACGGTCAACACTCTCAAGGATTTTGGACGCGCGCAATTTTATATAGATCATGTGAAACACGTGATTTTACATAGATAATGTGTATTCCTTTTAATATTTGAGATAGCTTGGACAAATAAATACATTGGGATCATTTTCGGTGTTAAAATAGTGATCTCTAAAATAACTTCTTAGTTAAAGGGGAAAGAATGTCCGTCCATTTTAATGGACATGGTTGGAGATGTTCTTAGCTACAGGTCATTCCCCATTCATTTGatggatttttcttttcttttctttttttttttccacataaatGTTGAAAAGAGAAGCAAAATTATGAGGAGGCTCATGCCGCATTCATTCATggatttgattgcattacattaCATGTAGTTGAACTGCTTGTTCGCgatatttattattgttatatAAGCCTATAATACAGTGAGTGTGAGTTTTTCCAAACTCAATTCAAACAAATCAcactatttattattttgtgaaGAGACTAAACTCTCACTGCCCCTGTTATCGATCGGCGCCTCCCAGCACTGCCCTATGTACAAGTACAGCTCTGGGTCCTGGCTAGTTTGGTCAACTTAAGACCACTTATTGCGGCCATCATTGGCTTACAGCAAATAAGGCCAAAGGCTAGTAATGCAAAAAGGATTTTCCTTTACAAAATAGCGACCGAGCACATATACATGCATGTTTATGAGCACTCTCCACTCCTTAAACTCTGTAACAGATCCAAATATCCCGAGTGTTCAGGGATAATGTACCTGCACAAAGAAATGGAAACAAAGAGCACAAATATTAATCAAACCAGCAAAGCATGAATTAATTAAGCACTACTAGCACTAAGGTCAGTCCATATACAAGTAATTTGGGTTACCTAGTTACTCGATCAAAGATGGTCAAATGAATAGGAGAAATAACAGAGTACTGAGTACGTACCCGTGTCGAAACAGAAAATCAATGATAACAAGACAGCAACTCGGCTTGAAGAGATTCGTCCTTCTTACAATATCAGCAACATGAGTTACTGGGATTAACTTGAAGCTCTCCACCTCATCATCTGCAAGACACTTTCTAAGGAATTGTGATTTGATGGAATTTTCTCAAGATAAAATGACTTTAGTACTAAATGATTAGTACTGGATGAAGCAATGACCAATTCTTAAGGACAATGAGGAAATGGAGCTTTCAATATCTCACCTTGATTGTTGGGCATAAAGCCTTGAGGAAGTTTCAAATCATAACAAAATAGAACATCTCTCTCGTATCGATGCCCGTCAATGTTCATGTAGGAAACACCACCAACTGGTATAGCTCTGCAATACATGATGATGAGTACTTcaggaaatttatttttttttgtccgtCTTATTTTCATTTACATGAAGACATGATGAAGATCGAATGACTGAACATACCGCCTGGAAATTGATCTTGGTATTCCTGCTTCCTCTTCGCATTCCTTCAGAAGATTCTCCCCACAAGCAATTCCATGAGGCTACGTTGACCAATACAGAAATATATACAATCAAAAGAAATCGATTGGAAATCCAACAAGCATTATCTTAAGAAGTTCTATTAACTAGCCATAATCATTATTAGCCTAAATAAAGGAAAAGCTTACAAGAAAGTCTTATTCATAATTAAGACTAAAGAAAATACAGTACTCATGAACAAATCAATATTCACGAATTACTATGTAACATAAGCCCTTACCAGTCCTCCAGCAACAAGATGATCAAGCATCCCTGGATACGTGGGTTTCACTCGACTTCTTTTCGCTGTCCATAGAAATTGTTGCCCGTCTCTTTCCTCAAAGCCGTTCAAATGAATGGCATAAGCctattcattgaaaaaaatagacGCAATATatgaatcatatataaaatattcatgAGATATATATATCCTCATAAACTTTAACCACCAATTATTTAAGCGAAATATGTTACGAGAATGAATAAATTCGCATCAATCCTTGTAGATTCTGCTTTGAATTTAGCTTTCTCCTTCAACAAAAGAAGTGGCCTTTACACTCATAATTAACGAAGCAAAAGAGGAGATTGCATGAGTTCCTAAACAAACTCATAAAACGAGTCTTAAAAGGTGAATACTAGCTTGGAGAAAGCAAACAAAATTAAAGTTACCTTAATTCCAAAATAAGGAGCTGCAGCACGCTCAAGCGAGAAAAATACTGATGCGCCATAGGATGATGTTACAGGGTACAACTGTCTCAAGCAACGGAATCCATATATATTAGCAACACAGACCCAATGCAAgtttttagaaggaaaaaaaaaacaatcttttTGAAATAAACTAATTAAATGATGAATAGCATATATACCTCGTTGCGTATACCGGGAATAATATCTTCTCCCAAGGATCCGATAACTTCTCCAACAGCTCTGGTTCTATCGTCCGGTGTTTTAAGCTCTGGATTCAACGTCACATGGTTTCCTATCTGTGAGCCATTTATCCTCTGGGGCAAAACAAACACGTCCTGGTAGTTCCTCAGATGCTCAACGAAACTGTACAAAATGGAATGTATACGAATCAATTTTCTAATctacgtgtgtgtatatatatcactaACTAGAAACTTTTAGGAGAATCAAAACCTTACCCATTATGTAAGTAACCAACAATCTGACCATCTATAACAAACGGTACGAACTCGGATTTCTTTTCCTGAACAAATTCGGATCATAATTGTTAGCAAAATGCGTTTATGTTGGCAATGTAATACCTAGTGCTGTTTTGGAGTGTAACTTCTTTCTCCCTACTACTTTGTTGGAAACCAAACGGAGGAGATGAGGAGAAACAAGGGGGACTTACTACTCCGCGATTGCAGACTTTAACCTTGTCGAAGAAACCAGAGAGATCTGAGGAATCGTCCAGGGCATAACCCGGATTAGAAATACGAACCACGTCGTCCCAAGTGAAGGTGGTGGTAGTAATGGGGTTACTGGTTAGAGTAGTAGCCGACAGAGAGCGAGAGGCTGATCTGTTTAACACACATTTAGTTGTTTTGAAGCGAGTTTTAGCTAAATGAGGCCCGACGGAAGTAAAGGCGAAAGGAGTTGCGTGTGAGAGAGGGTTAGTAGGACAGCAGGCCATGGGATGCCCAGAAAGGGAGAGAGAGGACGAGCAAAACGTAATATTGGTTCTGGAACGGAGTGTTTGGTTGGTAAAGGCGGCATTATACATATGGACATCACGTGAAATTTTGTGCGAGAGAGGTCGAGCACTGCAGCAGGCCATGGGATTGccagagatagagagaggacGAGCTAGCaaaatgtttttgttttggttggtgacagacagatatatatatatatatatatcagatgAAAATCAAGTGTTAAGGCCGATCGAGCTAGCAACACGTTTTTGTTTTGGTAGGTGacagatattatatatatatataatagatagATATGGGATGAAAATCATGTGTTAAGGCAGAGCACTGTACTTAGTTATTACTTACAGCCACTCTCCTCCTCACTTAACAATGTGTGTGGGACTTACTTCCGAAGGATGGAGGGATGGATGGAGGTATAGGTGGTAATACTAATACCATTCTATTCAACTATACTTTCCtttcatggaaaaaaaataggAAGACACACCCAGGTCTGTCTGGTTGGCGGGCGGGATGAGCGCACCGGCCCCGCATATGCATGGCCTATTTTTCGACcacaatatattttaaaaattacgTATTTACTATTTACTACTTACCAAAACGCAAATCAAAGTGATTTCCGTGATCATTGTCCGCCAGCCTAGCCTATTTCTATTTGTCTAGATGTAATCTACTTGGGATCAATTGCCCGAAGAGCATATCTACCGAAAGAAATATGATTACCTCGGAAAGAtatatttcttttattcttcCTCTACTTTACGGAATCTTATTCTTTTGGGTTATAGTTGATGATTAAAGAAGTGGGCTTATGCAAATACAATTCTTGAATATGATGTTTAAAGGTCTGTATATCTTTGATCTGCTTCAAATCAGAATTCAGAAAATGAAGGATAGTGTAATATATATCAACTAACCTCAAATGAAATACAAATTGTTTtgtaattataaattttgtACTCATTATTGTTCATGGCATGAGTTGTCGCAATTTCCTGCACGTGAATTAATTAGTCAGACCATGCAATGTCTACTAAGTGCAAATTGACGGCCATGGCAGGATCCAGCAATTGTTGACTGTTGAGTTTTAGCCATTCAAAGTCTTATCCTTTTGACAACTTTGAGAAATGAAGTCCAAACAAATTTGCTTGGGAAGAAACGTCTGTCCTCACTGTTATTGTAGATATATTCTCCATGCACAAGAATTTTGtccataaggaaaaaaaaaaattattgtatatattttttctccaaaaacaatatttttatttttttttatcccctCTCTTGCTTCATCTTATTCTCCATCTTCGATTTGTTGATCGGCGTTTCTGCTATGCTCCAACAACatatatttgattttataaTGATAAGATTTTCGGATATGAGGAAGATCGACCTCTCTTGTTGAAGGGGAAGTCAAGATCCTTTCTAAGTTGTAATTCGTGTGTTGTGAATTATTAACTTGTTTTGCATTTGAAATTTTATAAccatttgttttgtattttacttaattttaagattttatgGATTGTTTCaataaattgtaattttactttaagaagtaaaagaaaatgtatATCGGGCCTCCAACATTATATcacaaaaaagaagatatttgaACAAATTGGACAATCCGGATTTGATAAATTAACTTTGTTAACAATCCAATCTGAGTTAGGGTTCGAACaagtaaatatttcgtaaactcTTTAGACCGACCCAAAACCAATTCAGAATCAATTTTTTGTCACCCGTAATCtcatcatttcttttctttaaatGTGGTTTTACTTATCTGTCCTCCACTTTCCACAGTTTTTACAAATGTAACTCTCCCCGccaattattttcttctcttttggaCCCCTCTCTAATCAATTATTCATAtgataatttataataatacaATATCAATATGGAGTGAGTGGACGGTTTAGATTTAACCAACAATTACAATTCTAGAAAAAGCCCGAATTCGAGAATGTGAGATAGCCTGATTGGTTAGGCTGTCTGCCCAGTACCTTGAGGTACAaggttctattctcatcagggggatttgggatttgagtagttttccatccgctgtggtggccttcatgtcCCTCGGAcatggcttaacgtgtgtgtggctgtgggccttaaaaaaaaaaaaaaaaggcccgaATTCCAAAAAGATGACTTGGGTCATAAGGTTTCACTGGTTTCAGAGATTTCGATGGAtgtcgggaaaaaaaaaatgcaacacCAAATAATAATTGCATCCGTCCAAAGAAGATCTCATCATTTCTTTTATTTGCATGCGATTTTACTTATATGCCCTCAATTATCCACTGGTTTTACAAATGCAACTCTCCCTTCcaattattgtttttcttttggacccCCTCCAATCAATTATTCATATCGAGAATGCTAATTCAATCAAAGTCTATGTGACAAGATGACTAGTGTGGATGTTATTTTCGACATTTAGGTATTGTCAGTTCCGGGATATCTTTGTGGGTTTTTTTACGCTCCCCTCatgattttatttgaaaaatatcCTTATTTTATCGTTTCTTCACTCCGAAGTATCTCTGCGAGTTTTTTTTATCCTCCCCTCATGATTTTATTAggaaaatattcttattttcccCTCTTAGAGAGGGCGGATACCATGCAAAATTGGGTTAAAGGACAGGCATATATTTTTCTTGAGATATTTTGGCCTTCTTGATATTTAAATGGTTTGATAGTTTATGGTTACCCATGAATAAGAGTAGTAAGTTCAACTTCCACACCTAATAATTTGAACATTATTTCTCGCATGGGCTTCGACCCAATCTCTTATCTTCAGCCAGCAGAAATTTTTCTTAGATGCTTTTCGTAAACATATAGGTTTCAAAGTGTCACTTATCAAAAAGCTAAAAATGTAAACTCAATCCCGAACAGAatcttacattatttttttatctccTAGTGCGATCTTTTTCCTGATAAGAAATCACTCACAACTGCTTCTCTTTCCTTCCACTCCTGGAGTATCAGATTCTTCCATCATTGATATAAAACAGGGTCAATTGTCTTAGATTCTTCCGTCATTGATGTAAAACAGCTGTTTCTTTCAATGGAAACAGCTCTGGTATCTTACCAAAATATTTCATTTCTGTCCCTGGATAGTTTGTTATTTGTccaatcattttattttgttgttatttGATTAAAGTCTCAATCAAGATATATAATTTTTGGAAGATTTAGTCATAAAGAAAATCATCCTTGCAAATGATACATTTGTGGTCCTAAAAATAGCCCTCTAAGACTGAGAGGTGCCAAACCTTGACTTAATACAACACTTTGATTTGCTTCAACTTTTTGTTGTCGGACAATGACATTCACCCGAGCTTTTAATTTGCTTCCGTAATCTGGGTCCTTGTTGTTTAAGCTCACTAATTGCACTTACCACCAACAAAGCAAAGGACTGTTACACGAAAGTAGAAGAGGCTAGCAATGCAAACGATTTCTTCAGACAATACCAGAAACCACCCGTAGCATATAATAAAACAGCAGCTTCAGGGATATTTCTAGGAGCAATCTCCACTTCTCAAACTCTCTAATAGATCCGAATATCCCAAGTATTCAGGGATAATGTACCTGCACAgaaaaaaatggaaagaaaacagCGCAAAATATTAGTCAAACCCACAAATTTATGACCTCCAAATCTTATATTCTTCCGTTTATCTCCTTTTTTACATCTTTTTTTGGCATTCAAAATGCTTCTTTTGGCAGCGAAGGA
Protein-coding regions in this window:
- the LOC119997514 gene encoding strigolactone esterase D14-like; the encoded protein is MVVLGKKSLSESMNARVIGSGTESMILAHGYGGDQSVWDKLIPYLTNHFTLLVFDWPFSGAIKDPNLFDLENYSNLSYDAFADVLINLLDEIKFNSSSSSSSSSSSSVFVGHSMSGMIGCIASVKRPDLFNRLILVAASPRYINTEDYEGGLNKSEVDNIIETIGTNFYDWAEKFASLAMDAKDPPSADKFAQSLQRMRPEIALSVAKTVFYCDEREVLEKVVTPCTIVQTNSDIVAPNSVAYYMQAKIKADATVEIIDTFGHFPHLTAHLQLIQVLSRVLGFQY
- the LOC119997737 gene encoding nudix hydrolase 20, chloroplastic-like: MACCSARPLSHKISRDVHMYNAAFTNQTLRSRTNITFCSSSLSLSGHPMACCPTNPLSHATPFAFTSVGPHLAKTRFKTTKCVLNRSASRSLSATTLTSNPITTTTFTWDDVVRISNPGYALDDSSDLSGFFDKVKVCNRGVEKKSEFVPFVIDGQIVGYLHNGFVEHLRNYQDVFVLPQRINGSQIGNHVTLNPELKTPDDRTRAVGEVIGSLGEDIIPGIRNELYPVTSSYGASVFFSLERAAAPYFGIKAYAIHLNGFEERDGQQFLWTAKRSRVKPTYPGMLDHLVAGGLPHGIACGENLLKECEEEAGIPRSISRRAIPVGGVSYMNIDGHRYERDVLFCYDLKLPQGFMPNNQDDEVESFKLIPVTHVADIVRRTNLFKPSCCLVIIDFLFRHGYIIPEHSGYLDLLQSLRSGECS